In one window of Streptomyces sp. NBC_01224 DNA:
- a CDS encoding regulator: MSERPPQRTPNRRLASLITEAGFSNAGLARRVDQLGLEHGLDLRYDKTSVTRWLRGQQPRGTTPALIAEVFTRRLGRRLSAQDLGLDSCAPVYAGLEFAATPAEAVDIVSGLWRKDSGSQAELRKIAFTPAGLVVPSRDWLIGRADEWVGGGSESSPPVPGGAGGARAAGALGRSVGASGAAGAAGATEAGGSARSGGPGGARGIGAQGSQGSHWPGGSGHGVTGASGVSGRGGARGPVPSRPSGPSAPPGSPAPSTAPASVGAGLSGAPGVPRQRQSDRGSGQRVSSGDVAALRSVGELFRALDNAYGGGHARQALVRYLEHETEPMLRGTYGEATGRRLFSAAADLTRLAGWTSYDIAAHGLAQRYFVQALRLAQAAGDRAYGAYVLITMSRQAVYLGHGREAVQLARVAQQGIGSSAPPVVQALLHAVEARGHGVLGEARLCTASLARAERALESARPGDEVPHWARYFDEAQLADEFGHCYRDLQQYRVAAQHAERSLQLRAPAYARSRLFCRVVLASARLGLGELDQACVLGAEAAQQAAEMRSVRATEYVRDFERSLEPYRDAAAVRGYRERVAALG; encoded by the coding sequence ATGTCGGAACGACCTCCGCAGCGCACCCCCAACCGCCGACTCGCCTCGCTCATCACCGAGGCCGGCTTCTCCAACGCCGGCCTCGCCCGCAGGGTGGACCAACTCGGCCTGGAACACGGCCTCGACCTGCGGTACGACAAGACCTCCGTGACCCGCTGGCTGCGCGGTCAGCAGCCGCGCGGAACCACCCCCGCGCTGATCGCCGAGGTCTTCACCCGGCGGCTCGGGCGCCGCCTCTCCGCGCAGGACCTGGGCCTCGACTCATGTGCCCCTGTCTACGCGGGCCTGGAGTTCGCGGCCACGCCCGCCGAGGCGGTCGACATCGTCAGCGGACTGTGGCGGAAGGACTCGGGCAGCCAAGCGGAGCTGCGCAAGATCGCCTTCACCCCGGCCGGGCTCGTCGTCCCCAGCAGGGACTGGCTGATCGGCCGGGCCGATGAGTGGGTGGGAGGGGGGAGCGAGTCCTCGCCCCCGGTACCGGGCGGCGCCGGGGGTGCCCGTGCGGCCGGTGCGCTCGGCAGGTCCGTCGGGGCCTCTGGGGCTGCGGGGGCTGCAGGGGCCACCGAGGCCGGTGGTTCGGCGCGGTCCGGCGGTCCCGGCGGGGCACGGGGGATCGGGGCGCAGGGGTCGCAGGGGTCGCACTGGCCCGGCGGCAGTGGGCACGGTGTGACGGGGGCGTCCGGCGTCAGTGGCCGCGGCGGGGCCCGTGGGCCCGTACCGTCCCGGCCTTCCGGACCGTCCGCGCCACCCGGGTCCCCCGCACCCTCGACCGCTCCCGCCTCCGTGGGAGCAGGGCTGTCGGGCGCCCCCGGCGTTCCCCGGCAACGGCAGAGCGACCGCGGCTCCGGCCAGCGGGTCAGCAGCGGTGATGTCGCCGCCCTGCGGTCGGTCGGCGAACTCTTCCGTGCCCTGGACAACGCCTACGGCGGCGGCCACGCCCGGCAGGCCCTCGTCCGGTATCTGGAGCATGAGACGGAGCCGATGCTTCGCGGGACCTACGGGGAGGCCACCGGGCGCCGGCTCTTCTCCGCCGCCGCCGATCTGACCCGGCTGGCGGGCTGGACCTCGTACGACATCGCGGCCCACGGCCTGGCCCAGCGGTACTTCGTCCAGGCGCTGCGGCTCGCCCAGGCCGCGGGGGACCGTGCGTACGGCGCTTACGTCCTGATCACCATGAGCCGGCAGGCGGTCTATCTCGGGCACGGCAGGGAAGCCGTACAGCTGGCCCGCGTCGCCCAGCAGGGCATCGGTTCGTCGGCGCCGCCCGTCGTCCAGGCCCTGCTGCACGCCGTGGAGGCACGCGGTCACGGGGTGCTCGGCGAGGCGAGGCTCTGCACCGCCTCGCTGGCGCGGGCGGAACGCGCGCTGGAGAGCGCCCGCCCCGGGGACGAGGTGCCGCACTGGGCGCGGTACTTCGACGAGGCCCAGCTCGCCGACGAGTTCGGCCACTGCTACCGGGATCTGCAGCAGTACCGGGTCGCGGCGCAGCACGCCGAGCGCTCCCTCCAGCTGCGCGCCCCGGCGTACGCCCGCAGCAGGCTGTTCTGCCGGGTGGTGCTGGCCTCCGCGCGGCTCGGGCTCGGTGAGCTCGACCAGGCGTGCGTGCTCGGCGCCGAGGCCGCCCAGCAGGCGGCGGAGATGCGGTCGGTACGGGCGACGGAGTACGTACGGGACTTCGAGCGAAGCCTGGAGCCGTACCGGGACGCGGCCGCGGTACGGGGATACCGCGAGCGGGTCGCGGCCCTCGGGTGA
- a CDS encoding alpha-L-fucosidase: MTRTHARPRTRLVAATALAALAGLLTTPASAAPEPPAKDYEPTVESLDSHPTPTWFNDDKFGIFIHWGAYSVPAWGPRGSYAEWYWNYMNSKGSATNTHQKDTYGTAANYDDFIGQWKAEKYDPDAWVKLFKDAGAKYFVLTSKHHEGVALFDSKVSGRDTVDLGPKRDLAGDLFKAARKDTKGGQLKAGFYYSLYEWYNPSYTGSPVRNPYTGAEVPYTGAPSVKDYVGDYMVPQLNELVDQYDPDIIWCDGQWDKPASYWKTAPVIADYYNRAKNRAHPKEVAVANRCKIETGALDSKELDFQTPEYTVKPDIDPNKWEASRGIAHSYGYNQNEPEEDHLTSDQLIDSLTDIVSKNGNLLLDIGPRADGTIPEIQQQRLLDIGAWLKINGEAIYGTTYWHHAEEPSSDDKIRYTVKDGTLYATALEWPGAELTLGADTPVAADSRITLLGSDGSALPWHKDSAGRVIVETPKNGASATRSTSAYVFKVTTPGVNTLVRTRTELPKELNPGRTADGTLTLTNTARKRASGTRIGLSGPEGWTVTPSATRVNPLAPGADAKVPFTLTPPASAAPGTYTLDITLRHGRLTTTTAVKVTVAPENLARNKAATQKSTAWDAPASRAVDGNTDGSFGSGSVTHTAEPSSQAWWQVDLGASKSLSAVDIWNRTDCCSDRLKDFWVLTSDTPITADGLDDARTAPGVTAVHVTGQAGRPSTVQLPAGTSGRYVRVQLASGTNPLSLAEVEVRGH, from the coding sequence GTGACCCGCACCCATGCCCGTCCCCGTACCAGACTCGTGGCAGCGACGGCCCTGGCGGCCCTCGCCGGCCTCCTGACCACCCCGGCCTCCGCCGCGCCCGAACCCCCGGCGAAGGACTACGAGCCGACGGTGGAGTCCCTGGACAGCCACCCCACGCCGACATGGTTCAACGACGACAAGTTCGGCATCTTCATCCACTGGGGCGCCTATTCGGTGCCCGCCTGGGGCCCGCGCGGCAGCTACGCCGAGTGGTACTGGAACTACATGAACAGCAAGGGCAGCGCCACCAACACCCATCAGAAGGACACCTACGGCACGGCCGCGAACTACGACGACTTCATCGGCCAGTGGAAGGCCGAGAAGTACGACCCGGACGCCTGGGTGAAGCTGTTCAAGGACGCCGGCGCCAAATACTTCGTGCTGACCTCCAAGCACCATGAAGGCGTCGCACTGTTCGACAGCAAGGTCAGTGGCCGCGACACCGTGGACCTCGGCCCGAAGCGCGACCTGGCGGGCGACCTGTTCAAGGCGGCACGCAAGGACACCAAGGGCGGGCAGCTGAAGGCGGGCTTCTACTACTCGTTGTACGAGTGGTACAACCCGTCGTACACCGGCAGCCCGGTCCGCAACCCGTACACCGGCGCCGAAGTCCCGTACACCGGCGCCCCGTCGGTCAAGGACTACGTCGGCGACTACATGGTGCCGCAACTGAACGAGCTGGTCGATCAGTACGATCCCGACATCATCTGGTGCGACGGGCAGTGGGACAAACCCGCCTCGTACTGGAAGACCGCGCCCGTCATCGCCGACTACTACAACCGCGCGAAGAACCGGGCGCACCCGAAGGAAGTCGCGGTCGCCAACCGCTGCAAGATCGAGACCGGTGCGCTGGACAGCAAGGAACTCGACTTCCAGACACCCGAGTACACGGTCAAGCCGGACATCGACCCGAACAAGTGGGAGGCGAGCCGGGGCATCGCACACTCCTACGGCTACAACCAGAACGAGCCGGAGGAGGACCACCTCACCTCCGACCAGCTGATCGACTCGCTCACCGACATCGTCAGCAAGAACGGCAACCTGCTGCTCGACATCGGCCCGCGTGCCGACGGCACCATCCCCGAGATCCAGCAGCAGCGACTGCTCGACATCGGCGCCTGGCTGAAGATCAACGGCGAGGCGATCTACGGGACGACCTACTGGCACCACGCCGAGGAGCCGTCCAGCGACGACAAGATCCGCTACACGGTGAAGGACGGCACGCTGTACGCGACCGCTCTGGAGTGGCCCGGCGCCGAACTCACCCTCGGTGCCGACACGCCGGTCGCCGCCGACTCCCGTATCACTCTGCTCGGTTCGGACGGCAGCGCACTGCCCTGGCACAAGGACTCCGCAGGCCGCGTGATCGTCGAGACGCCGAAGAACGGGGCGTCGGCCACCAGGAGTACGAGCGCGTACGTCTTCAAGGTCACCACCCCGGGCGTGAACACCCTCGTCCGCACGAGGACCGAACTGCCGAAGGAGCTCAACCCCGGACGCACCGCCGACGGCACGCTGACCCTCACCAACACCGCCCGCAAGCGCGCGTCCGGGACCAGGATCGGGCTGTCCGGACCCGAGGGCTGGACCGTCACCCCGTCGGCCACCCGGGTGAACCCGCTGGCGCCGGGCGCGGACGCGAAGGTCCCGTTCACCCTGACGCCGCCCGCTTCCGCGGCCCCCGGTACGTACACACTGGACATCACCCTGCGCCACGGCCGTCTCACGACCACCACGGCGGTCAAGGTCACGGTGGCCCCGGAGAACCTCGCCCGGAACAAGGCGGCCACCCAGAAGAGCACCGCGTGGGACGCCCCTGCCTCCCGCGCCGTCGACGGGAACACCGACGGCTCCTTCGGGTCGGGCTCGGTGACCCACACCGCGGAACCCTCGTCGCAGGCATGGTGGCAGGTCGACCTGGGCGCCTCGAAGTCACTGTCCGCAGTCGACATCTGGAACCGCACCGACTGCTGCTCCGACCGGCTCAAGGACTTCTGGGTCCTGACCTCGGACACCCCGATCACGGCCGACGGACTCGATGACGCACGGACCGCACCCGGCGTGACGGCGGTGCATGTCACCGGCCAGGCCGGACGGCCGTCCACCGTGCAGCTCCCGGCGGGCACCTCCGGCAGGTACGTCCGCGTGCAGCTGGCGTCCGGCACCAACCCGCTGTCGCTGGCGGAGGTCGAGGTGCGCGGGCACTGA
- a CDS encoding family 20 glycosylhydrolase: MANEPPDEPASSTSAATAAPGPPVVPRPTQWTGLGGHTQLSAKTRILVDPRSRSRTALPAGRAELPGPASQSVQELAKQLRTEVAQVSGVTPTVSSDIRHARTGDIVLTLTEHGALGAEGYRFESTDAVRIEAASTHGLFYGTRTLLQLLRTAPGHLTVPKARSTDRPAQPVRMTMLDAGRKYWQPEYLEKLVRRMADQKLNTLFLQFSDSEGFRLFSPEFPGLADPAHSYDRADIERLKRVAARYHVQVMPGIDVPGHATVITDAFGIGFGDGPDPCTQAHTHSHLTPNWMVDITSEKAVATTRRIVDEFVGWFDAPLFSIGADELPGQLANCPRVKNHLAADPDTSTLGDLLNGYINTLDDVVAGHGKRTAIYNGSEHLAAPQQQVHAPVVFLTWEGTGTEPVIPGHDEIAIGPFYDTPNNYHHLYPDEAWMYDSWVPSTAPDLLGSGLMNWADYNFWADDGYFEQQMATGRAIMADRSWNASATPDTVQDFRALVARLGDPPGLRPDPVTPRVDDGRPSHHWTFDQASYPSGWTWAGSPGNTIFAEDTAGNLPGTSYIINNPTPVPDGVRGQAWRFDSDRDGVGFGGLDLAEPWTVSGWVRTTGRTSDQVLLSSKAGALKLQQRGTGKVGFTGNGTADHSFDYTLPLNQWVQLTWVTEPGRTTLYANGERVGTVDASIALPLRSIGTEKAGLRGDLDEVTTWDEALSPEQVRADYAHYDR; this comes from the coding sequence GTGGCAAACGAGCCCCCGGACGAACCCGCGTCGAGCACAAGCGCCGCAACGGCCGCCCCAGGGCCTCCCGTTGTTCCCAGACCGACCCAGTGGACCGGCCTCGGCGGCCACACACAGCTGTCGGCGAAGACCCGCATCCTGGTGGACCCCCGGTCCCGGTCCAGGACCGCACTCCCAGCCGGACGGGCCGAACTCCCGGGCCCCGCGAGCCAGTCCGTGCAGGAGCTGGCCAAGCAGTTGCGTACGGAGGTGGCCCAGGTCAGCGGGGTCACCCCGACCGTCAGCAGCGACATCCGGCACGCGCGGACCGGCGACATCGTGCTGACGCTCACCGAGCACGGGGCACTGGGCGCGGAGGGCTACCGGTTCGAGAGCACGGACGCCGTCCGCATCGAAGCCGCCTCCACCCACGGCCTGTTCTACGGGACGCGTACGCTCCTGCAGCTGCTGCGCACCGCCCCCGGTCACCTGACCGTGCCGAAGGCCCGCTCCACCGACCGTCCCGCCCAGCCGGTCCGGATGACCATGCTCGACGCGGGCCGCAAGTACTGGCAGCCGGAGTACCTGGAGAAGCTGGTCCGCCGGATGGCCGACCAGAAGCTCAACACCCTGTTCCTGCAGTTCTCCGACTCCGAGGGCTTCCGCCTCTTCAGCCCGGAGTTCCCCGGACTCGCGGACCCCGCGCACAGCTACGACCGCGCGGACATCGAGCGGCTGAAGCGCGTCGCCGCCCGCTATCACGTGCAGGTGATGCCCGGTATAGACGTGCCCGGACACGCGACCGTGATCACCGACGCCTTCGGGATCGGCTTCGGCGACGGCCCCGACCCGTGCACCCAGGCCCACACCCACTCGCACCTGACACCGAACTGGATGGTCGACATCACCAGCGAGAAGGCGGTCGCGACGACCCGTCGGATCGTGGACGAGTTCGTCGGCTGGTTCGACGCCCCGCTGTTCAGCATCGGCGCCGACGAGCTGCCCGGCCAGCTCGCCAACTGCCCCCGCGTCAAGAACCATCTCGCCGCCGATCCGGACACCAGCACCCTCGGTGACCTGCTGAACGGCTACATCAACACCCTCGACGACGTCGTCGCCGGGCACGGCAAGCGCACCGCGATCTACAACGGCTCCGAACACCTCGCCGCGCCCCAGCAGCAGGTCCACGCGCCTGTGGTCTTCCTGACCTGGGAGGGGACCGGCACCGAGCCCGTCATCCCCGGCCACGACGAGATCGCCATCGGACCGTTCTACGACACGCCGAACAACTATCACCACTTGTACCCCGACGAGGCGTGGATGTACGACTCCTGGGTGCCCAGCACCGCGCCGGATCTCCTTGGATCCGGTCTGATGAACTGGGCCGACTACAACTTCTGGGCCGACGACGGCTACTTCGAGCAGCAGATGGCCACCGGCCGCGCGATCATGGCGGACCGCTCCTGGAACGCCTCCGCCACCCCGGACACCGTGCAGGACTTCCGGGCGCTGGTCGCCCGGCTCGGCGATCCGCCCGGCCTGCGGCCCGACCCGGTGACACCCCGGGTCGACGACGGCCGCCCGAGCCACCACTGGACCTTCGACCAGGCGTCGTACCCGAGCGGCTGGACGTGGGCCGGCAGCCCCGGCAACACGATCTTCGCCGAGGACACCGCGGGGAACCTGCCCGGCACCTCGTACATCATCAACAACCCCACTCCGGTCCCGGACGGGGTACGCGGCCAGGCCTGGCGCTTCGACAGTGACCGCGACGGGGTGGGCTTCGGCGGCCTCGACCTGGCCGAACCGTGGACCGTCTCCGGCTGGGTCAGGACGACCGGCAGGACCAGTGACCAAGTGCTGCTCAGCTCGAAGGCCGGCGCGCTCAAACTCCAGCAGCGGGGCACCGGCAAGGTCGGCTTCACCGGCAACGGCACGGCCGACCACAGCTTCGACTACACCCTGCCGCTGAACCAGTGGGTCCAGCTGACCTGGGTCACCGAGCCGGGCCGCACCACCCTGTACGCGAACGGCGAGCGCGTCGGCACGGTCGACGCGTCCATTGCGCTCCCGCTGCGCTCGATCGGCACCGAGAAGGCCGGGCTGCGCGGAGATCTCGACGAAGTCACCACCTGGGACGAGGCGTTGAGCCCCGAACAGGTCCGGGCCGACTACGCGCACTACGACCGCTGA